The DNA window GCGCATGAGGCGTATTGGCGGGTTGAGCGACTGGCTGTGAAGCAGGCGCATGGTGACCTCCCGTACGGAGCCAAATGTCCGCCATTGCTGATCGATGTGCCACGACTGGCGACGCTTTATGAACAGGCCTATCACGATGAAGCGCTGGTAGTGGAGGAGGAGCGGAAGGAGGCAGCGCAGCTGCAAAGACAACGTGACAAAGAGCGGCATGCGAAGGCCTGTATCGAGCGCAACGACTGGGAAGCACTGGATCTGCCGACGCCTGAACATCTGTCGGCTGAGCTGTACGCAGGTAAAGGCGAGCGTATTGATGGGCACTTCCTGCACTACGACTCCGACGACGGCATTGTCTGGGTGGACAATCCCTACGGCGTTGAAGGGTGTCTGGGTGAAGAACCCACCGTTGCGTTGTGTCGTCGGTTTCTTAGCCGGATTGCCAAAGGCGGCATGTACGGACCTGAACCGTAGCCGCTTGCCTCAGGCCTCTATCCGCTTTGCAGTCACTTCAATGAAATGCCAAGCCGCGCAGGGTTGATTACTGCGTCGGCTCATCTTGCAAGGAAACCCCTATGAAAATCTCAATGGCACTGGCCGTCTGGCTCGTGACGGGCAGTTATGCCTGGGCGGCAGAGCCGGATACAGCCCAAACCCCTGCCAGTGCGCCTTCCAACGAATGGCAATCCACTGCGGGCAAGGGCAAGGCCCCATCAGGCAATGATCCGCTGCCGCCGCCGCAATCGGAGTTGTACAACCGGGCGGTGGAAAGCGAAACGCCGCTGTCTCCGGGTGAGGTTCGGCAGTTGCTGGACAGAAAGAACGAGGTAGAACAGGCGATCAGCGCGCCGCAGATGGCTGTGGTGCCCAAGATCAGCGCGCTGACGGTCGACCTCGCACCAGGTGCGAGCCTGCCGTTGATCCGCACCGCTGTGAACTACCCCAGCTCAATCTCTTTCATCGACAGCACAGGCGCGCCCTGGAAACTGGGCGCACCGCCTATTACCGGCAACCCCAACGGCTTCACTTCCTACTGGTTGCCCAACAGTCCAGTGCTGGTGGTGTATGCCAACAAGCCGTACCAGAGCGGCAACGTGACCGTGTACCTGGAAGGACTGGCCGTGCCGATCATTCTTACGGTCAGCAGTGGCGAATCCGATACGCCGGCCAAGACCTGGGCAGTGGATAGCCGTCTGGATCTGCGCATTCCCCGCCGTGGGCCTAACGCTGTGGCAAATGCGGCACCTGAAAGCCGTATCGGGCTGCACGACAGCACGCTGCAGGCGTTTCTTGACGGCATACCGCCCAAGGAGGCGCGTCGGTTGAAAACCAGCGGTGATGTGCCCGACACCACGGTCTGGCAAATGGGCGATGACCTGTACATCCGCTCGCGCGCAGACATTCGCGACGAGTTCGAGGCCACGCTTTCATCAGCCGATGGCACACACCTGTGGAAGCTGCCGGTGACGCCGTATGTGTCGTTTTCGGTGCTCGGACGTACCTCGGCCCTCACTGTGGCACTGGAGTAGATATGGCAAGTGAACAGGATGCAGGACGGGTTCAAAAGGTAACTTGGGCGTCCATTTTGTTAGTGATAGGGGGCATCCTTGCCGCAGGCTATGCCTTGATATCCTGGCTGAATAAGCCGCCTGAGCAAGTCTCCCAGGTCAACCTGGATCGGGTTAGCGGTGCCGTTCCAGGCAAGATCAGTGAAACCGCGGCTTATCGCGAGCAGCTGGATGAGTCGAACCGAAAAGGCGCAATGCAGGCCCAGGCGGAAAACAAGACGTACATTGCAAGCCTCCAGCTTGAGCAGCAGCCCATCGTGCCGGCGGCCACCAAAAAAACGCCGGACAACCCCACTGCCGGCAATGAGTCGCGTCAAGGTGAGCAGTCTGACAACGCCGGCGGCAATGGCAACGACAACAACCAGAATGATCGCCGCAATCAGGCACTGGACAAGTTCCTGGCCCGGCTCAACCCTCAAGGAATAGAGCCGCGCATCACGGGCCTACAAACAGCACGGGTGCTGGGCAGTGAAGGTTCCGGAGCTGGTCAGGGCGGCGCAGGTGCGGTTGATGGCAACTATCAACAGTGGAGCCAGAGTCTGGGCGGTGGCGTGCGCACGGTGTCCACCAACGGTGCTACATCTGGTTCAAGGTCAGGCTCGGCGCCGGTGGTGCCGATCGAGGTCATCCCGCCGTACTGGCGAGGGCCTGGCTACATCGACATCGGCGTGGACTCGGACAACAGCACGACGCCGGTGCTTGGCAAGATCGCCACGGGCACCTATGCAGGGGCCGTACTCAAGGCCTCCGACGGCGCCAAGCTGACCGGCGAAGGCGTGGTGATTCACTTCACTGAAATGGCCTACAAGGGCATCAACTACAACGTCGATGCCTACGCCCTGCAGGAAGACAGCCTGCTGGCCAACGTTGCCACCGATGTGAACCATCGCTACATGTCGCGCATCGTGCTGCCGGCCCTGCTGGGCGGTATCGGTGGCATTGGTGAGATGTACTCGCAAGCCAATACTCAGCTGGTCAGCAACGGTTTCAACAGTCAGGTGGTGCGTCCCGGCCTGCCAGACGGTGCAGCCGTGATAGGCGCGATGGCCGGAGGTGCAGCAGGCCAGGCTGCGAAGGTACTGACTGAAGACGCCCAGCGCGTGCCGGCAACTCAAGTCACCGTCACAAAAGGCCAGGTAGTCGCGATTCAGTTCATGCGTGGGGTGTATTCAGGTGATGCCATCGCACCTGGTCAAGGTGGTGACACGGTGAAAGCCGCTGTGCCGGTACGTTCAGCTAGCCAATCAGTTCAGCAACCCCGAACCGATGATCAATGGAACGCGGCTGCACGTCAGCAAATCCAGGCCCAACAACAGCGACAGGAGCTTAATTGATGAGTGAATTCTCTCCCCAGGCGGCTCCCATACCGCCACCGGCGCACACACCGCCTGCCAACACCGATCAGCACTGGCTCAAGCGTCCGATCGTAGCGGGCCAGTCCATTCCGTGGCTGGCATTGTATGCCGTGGTATTCATGGTTGCCGGATGGTACTTCTTTGCGCCTGAATCTCAGTCGAGCCCCAACCAGTTGGCCTTCGGCAACCAGCAGTTGCAGTCAACTGCAGAGCCCAGCTCGATGAGCTTTGATAGCCCGACGCAATCCAGCGCGCCGTTACCAGCGTTTCAAGGTGCTGATCTTTCACAGATGCAGGATCAGGTCGCGGCCATGGTTGCAGGTGTGCGCACCTACAGCGAGGGCAACCGCGAGGCCATCACCAAGCTGACCGCTTCGTTAAAAACAGTCATCGAGAATCAAAACGTGCTGCAGCAGCAGATCCAGGAGCTGCAAGCCAAGCTTGCGCTGTCATCTGCTCCGGCCGCAGCGACGCAAGCAAGGCCTGTGGTCAGGGCTGTGGCTAGACAACCTGCCCGCACTACAACAGCCCCTGGACCGCTTGCGAGCATGCACTTGAGCGCAGTGCAGACCGGAATGGCCTGGGTGCTCTGGCAGGACAAGACCTGGGCGGTTCAGGTCGGGGATACCTTGGGGCCGGTCACGGTGACCGGCATTGACGCGCCGTCGCGTCAGGTGCACACCAGTGCCGGCACCTTGCAGTGAGGTAGGTCATGTCTGGCTCCAAAGACGCTATTCAGATCCTGGTCAGCTTTGCCAATGGGCTGCTGGGTGCATTCGTCAACCTGATGTTCACCCTTGGCGCTTTGTTCGCGGTGGTCGGTGCGGCTACTTACCTGGCTCACCAGGCCAACATGCGCAAGGCGCCAGGGCAAAACCAGAGCATGGGCAAAACCATCGCCATGCTGCTGATTTGCGGTGGTCTGGCTGGACTGGATCAGGTCATCGGCGCAGGCGCTCGGCAGCTTGGCTGGCAGGGAGCTTCGTTCGACGCCATCAGCTATGTGGACGTGGGTACCTTCGGCGTGGCAGCCAATGCGGCTAACGCGGTGTTGACCCTGGTACGCATGCTGGGTGTGATGTTTGCCCTGCAGGGCGTCATGAGCTGGAAACGATCCCTCAAGGACGGCCATACCGGACTGTCTGCCGGGGAGGATGTCTCCAAAGGCACGCTCAAATTCATCATCGGCGTGCTGTGTGTCTGTAACCCCTACTTGCTTGATGCAGCGCAGAAGTCTCTAGGCCTGCTCTGATCAGGCTGCATCCTTTGCGCTGACGCGCTCCTCTGCTGTACCGCTTTTTGCTCCACCCGCTTCATTCGCTCCATCACTCGCTACTCAATCACTCAATCGAAACAAGGAACTGAACATGTCCCGTCACATGCTGCTGTCTGTCTGCGTGCGCGTAACTCTGCTCAAAGACAAGCTGACCCAACACTTCGCCAAGGGCCTGGTCGCCGTCGCTGCGGCCTCTCCCGTCCTTTCTCATGCCGATGGCAGTGACATTGCCGGCATGGTGACCAGCACTGCCACCGGCGGTACCACCATCACTAAAGGCGCTCTGAGCCTGGCCCAGATGGTCGGAGTGATCTTCGTCATCGGCGCCTTGATCGCCGCGAAGAACAAAAACGACAACCCACAAATCAAGGTCTCGCACATTGCCGGCGCCCTGATTTTCGGCGTCTGCCTGATCGCGGTACCGGAAATCATCAAACGCTCGCAAAGCCAGGTCGGCTTGACGCCCATCAACGTGGGCTGATCAAAAGCAGCCGTGCGGTGGCTCTGCCGCCGCTCGGCATTGAGGATACGGATATGCAAAGTGACGCCATCGTCATGCACGACGAAGAGAAAGGTCAGGGAAATGCTGCAGGGGTCGGGCGGCACTCTGGACCAGAAAGCGGAGCCCAGCTGTTGAGCGAACCTCTGGTAGACATTGATCTGCTGACCGGATTGCCACCGTCGACGCCTCTTGAGCTGGATATCAGCGGCGATACTGACCTGCCGGTACCGATAGCTGCATCAGGCGATCACTGTGATTGCTGTGCACTGACTACAAACAAATTGTGGCAGGGAGCCAGGGCGGGCCTGGAAGAGGCTCACGCCGTCTGCACCCTGTGTTATTTGACCGGCCATCTGGATAGTCCTACTGCGGCTCATGGTCGCCTGGCCTATCTGCCGGGTCTGGACACCACAGATGCCCTGCACCTGCAGCGCCGTGCCCTACTGGCCATCCTGGGCGGCGATGAAGCCCAGCAAGCTCATGGACAGAGGGTATGGACGTGGATGGACAACCATTCGCGCGAGGTCGAGGCCGCCTGGGGCACCGCGCGGGCTGGTGAGTTTGCTCAGGCCATGAAGCGCCTTCCGCCCTACAAGCGCAGCCAGCTACAAGCCCGACTCTCAGGCTGCGTACTTATGCTGCCCGCTGACATGTTCGATGACCTGAACCTATTGCTGCCCTCGGGCAATACCGTGCAAGCGGCTTTGTCTTCACAGCATTGGGACGCCTATATCCGGAGTGATCTGTATGTCTAAAGTGGTTCGCTGGGTGGAAAGCCTGATCACCACCGTTTCACGCTTTGCCATCTCTCGGGATTTGCCCGATTACTGCGATCTGGAAACAGTGATCCGTCTGACCGATGACGATCGCGTACGCCATCCGCAGCTCAAGGCCCCATATATCGCGGTCACCGATGCCGGCGACTACTGCACGGTGTACGCCGTGGCCGGCAGTTTCTGCGATACCGACGAAAGCGCTGCAATAGAAGCACCTTATTCATGGGCAGGGCGTCTGTCGCGCATGACCCAGAACCTGACGGCCTCCTACCGTCGTCATGGGCACAAGATCAGCCTGGTGTTTGATTCAGAACCCGAAGGCGGGGGAGCCGAGGTGGCCGCGCGTCTGGCCCCGCAATACCGCTCGATCGCCCGTACCAAGATAGACATGGCGCAGATACTGGACGAAACGCAGGAAAAGCTTGCCCCGTGGGTTTCGCGCGAGCGCTGCTACCTGGTGTGTTACACCGGTCGCCAGTCGCTGTCCTCGCACGAGCTGGTTGATGAGAACAAGCGCCTGAGTGCGCTGATCGAGCAGAGCCCGCAAGCGCGCTTCGGACAAAACCCGGTGCTGGCCGAGCTGACCGGCCTCAAGATCCGGCACGACAGCTTTCTGGACGTGGTGGAACGTGCCATGGGTGATAACGGCCAGGGCGTGATGCTTGAGCGCATGGACATTCATGCGGCGGGCCGCGCACTGCGTGAGCAGGTCGACCGACTGGGCACATCGCCGCTGTGGCAGCCGCTGCTGCCCGACGATCCAATCACCCCGCATGGCATCCGCAATGAAGAGGACCACACGCCGTTTCTGGCCCCGTGGCTCAAATTTCAGCTGATGAACCAGGACATCGAAACCCGAGGCAACAAGATCTGCGTCAATGGGTTGTGGCACGGCTCCTTGTCGGTCGAGCTGGCCCCGCAGTCCCCGGAAAGCTTTGCCAAGCTCAAGGCCCTGGTGCCGCGAGAAGTGCCATGGCGGGTGCGCATGGATCTGATGCCCGGCGGCATGGCAGCGCTGAGAACCAAGAAAGGTCTGCTCGATGTCATGGCATTTGTGCCGGCGCTCAAACCCATCTGGGCCTCGATCGAAACCCTGAGCTACATCGAGCAAGAAGAGCCGGTGTGCGTCATGACCATCATGGCGTCGACGTGGGGCCGCAGTCCGGAGGCAGTCACCCGCAACCTGACCCTACTCAAGCAGGCGTTCGAGGCGTGGGGCATCTGTGGGGTAACGCTGACCTTCGGTGACCCGGTACGGGCCTGGGCAGCGACTCTACTGGCTTCCAGCAAAGGCAGTGGCGTGCATCCGCTGTATCCGCCGCTTTCAGAGGCCTTGCACCTGCTGCCGCTAACCCGACCGGCCTCGGCGTGGGAGGAAGACGGCAATGCGTTGTTTCCGACCCTGGACGGCAAGCTCTACCCGGTAGGCTTGGCAACCAGCAAGCAGAACAAACTGACCAATGTCATCTGCGGCTCACCAGGTCTGGGCAAATCGGTACTGCTCAACCGGCTGGGCAACACGCAGATCACCAGTGCCCAGCAGAATTTGCCGTTTTTCGCAGGTGTCGACAAAGGCTTCTCGATGCAGGGGCAGATCATGCTGTTGCGCGACGGGTTGCCGGAAGAACGCAAGGATGAAGTGATCGGGATCGTGCTGCAGAACAGCCCAAAGCACTGCCGCAACCTCTTCGATATCCAGCTGGGCGCGCAGTATCCCATCAGTCCGGAGCGCAACTGGATATCGAACATGCTGACGGCCATGTGCATCGATCCGTCGACCGGCGAGCCGCCTAATGCAAAAGACACGGCACAGATCTTCAAGCGTGTGATCGACCTGGCCTACACCACCAATGCCGAAACCAGCCCACGTGGCTACGTTCAGGGCTTGTTGCCGGCGGCTGACAAGGCGTTGCTGGCCAGTGGGCTGATTGAGCGTCATTCGCCTCATTGGTGGAGCACGGCGACCTGGTATGAAGTGCGCGATCTGCTGTTCGAAGCTGGCTACGTCAGTGAAGCGCAGCAAGCCCAGTTCCAGGCGGTACCGGAATTGGCTGACATGACCACGTGTTTGAACCACGAGAACATCAAAACGGCTTTTGCGACAGTGCAGCGCGATGGCAGCAATGAAAAGCTGCTGGACTACCTGAGCCGCTGCATGACTGAGGCCTGTAGCGAATACCGGATGCTGGCCGGGCGCACCGAGTTTGTGATCAGCCCGCGCACGCGGGTCATTGCGATCGACCTGAACAACGTCATGGGCGATGGCAGTGCGGCAGGGCATCTGAAAACCGGATTGATGTTCCTTTTTGCCGGCGAAGTCGCCGGCGGACATTTCGTACTGCCGCAATACCGTGACGAACTGCTGGAGGCGGTTCTACCGCTCTACCACGATCTTCACAACGAGCGCCTGGAGCAGTTGGACCAGGAGGTCAAAACCAAGGTGTACGACGAACTGCACAACGTGGCCAAGGTGAATTTCATCTTTCCCATGCTGGAAACCCAGGACCGGGAGCAGCGCAAGTTCGGCGTGCGCACCGTGTTGTCATCCCAGTACGTGCGCGACTTTCCCAAGGCTATTCTGCAGTCGGCCAACTCGCTGTTCATGATGGAGGTCGATCCGCAAGACGAGGCCATGCTGACCGAGCACTTCAAGGTGCCACTGGTCACCATCCGCAACCTGCAGCGCCAGGGCTCGGGTGCTGCGCAGGACGGGAGCGGCGTGCCATTTCTGGGCGTGTTCCGTATCAAGGGCGGTAATACGCTGGCCCGCATCCTGAAAAACGCCATGGGTCCCCTGGAGCTGTGGGCCTTGAACTCATCGGCCAGCGACAGTGCGCTGCGCAAGATCCTCTATGAGGAAGTGGGTGGCACTACGGCGCGCTCGATCCTGGCCACTGAATTTCCGCAAGGCTCTGCATCCAAGGTCATCGAGCTGCGACAACGCCAGGCCCAAGAGGCTGATGCCGGCAACGTTACCCGCACCCTGGCCCGCGAGCTGATCACCAAGCGCGGCTACAACCTCTAAAAGACATCCAACAGGACTCACAAATGATCCAGAACCGTTTGTTCATGGCGGTTGCGCTTGCCGTGGCGAGCCAGCCCAGCTTTGCCGAGGTTGTGCCGGTCTATGAGACAGGGAGCCTGCCTATCACCACCCAGGTGATGCCGGCCATGGCGACCATCACCTCAACCCTGGCGGCCATTCTCAAGACTGACATGCAGATCGGTACGGCGATCGTCCAGGCCAGCGACAAGCAGGCCAGCATTGCTGCAGAAGTCGGCCGGGCGCAGCGCGAAGCTGACATCTTCGGACGCCAAACAGAGCGCTTGGAAAAGGCTCGTGCTGGGTACTCCGTACCCGACAGCATCTGCAGCGAATCGGCCTCGGGAGTGGTGTCTACCGTCAACAAAGGCAGCCGGGCCAGTGCTTCTGTCCTGGGCAGCGGTCAGGGTGTGAGAAGTGCTGCCGTTCAGAAGACCATCGCATCATTGCCGGTCGACCCTCAGCAAGGCGGCTACCGCAGCGCCGCTGTGCATGCGGCCTACTGCACGCAAGCCGAAGCGGCTCAATACGGCGGCACGGATCTGTGCCCGGCCGTGTCCAGCATGCCAGGTGGGGACACTGAAATGCGTTCACTGCTCGACGGCGCAGGCGCCGTGGGCAAGGCGCCGGAGCTGACCTTCAACCAGGACCAGATCGATGCTGCCATGGCCTATATGAAGAACTCGGCCAAACCGGACGTGGGTAGGACACCGGGTAAGGGCGAGATCCAGACGGCCACCGGCCAGGAGTATCAAGGGCTACTGACACAACTGCAGGCCATTCTGAGTGCAGCCATGCAGCCGCAGTTGGACCTGATCGCGGCAAGCAAAGCCAACCCGGCCACCCAGCAGGCTCTAGACGAAGCGCGAAAGACACCTTCAGCCAATAAATACTTCATCGCCACGGCCAGCAAGGAAGCGCAGCGCACCGGGCAGATGAGCGAGCGTGAGCTTGAAGCGTTTGAAGTTGGGCGTCGCTATGCCAATACCGACTATGGGACTGACCTGCAGCAAATGGACGGTGAAAACCTGATGCGGGAGCTGATCCGTGTACAGAACCTAGGTAACTGGCTGCTGATGGGCAACAAGAACGAGCAGCGCCAGGGCAACGTGATCGCCGGTCAGCAGCTGGCCATTGCGGCAGATGGCAAATACAAACAACAGATGCAGGTCCTTTCCGCAAAAATGGCACCGGGAGTAAGCACCCATGCAAAATGATACTCAGCAAGCCGCCTCCGAGTCGGTAGCAAACGACAGCGCGGAGCGTGCAAAGCCTAGTACGGCACGGCGCGTCGGGCAGATCAGCTTGGCGATTATCAATCCGTTTTCCGATCTGGCGGTGATCTACCGAACCGGCATCAAGCCTATTGGGACCAAGCTGCAGATCTTGCGTACCCAGTTCGAACGTCATCAAAGCCCAAAGGAGTCATTGACTTGGGCCCAGGCGGTGGCCTGCACCGGCCAATCTGTAGAGCAACTGCAGTCAGGCTTCAGGCGGCTACGAAGGATCTGGTGGCTGCTCATGGTCGGGATCAGCCCTGTGGCCATCTTCCTGCTGCTCAATATCTTCTATACCGCTTCAAGCCTGCCCATGCAGACGGTGCTGCGCGCAATTGCGGTTGACGCAGCGCTTGTGACCCTGGTCATGCTCAGCGTGGCCAAGGTGATGAATAACGACTACCGCCTCTGGCAGCTGACCACCCGGCGAGTGAGCCTCGACGAGAAAGGCACCTTTCAGGACTACGCAGCCGAGCAACGTATCTGGCGGCAAGTGGTGTCGCCTTTCACCGCATATTAAGCAGACCAAATCGCGCAGCCGTAGTCCTCGCAGCCTTTTCCCTTCGCTTTACCCATCCCGGATCCCTATATGAACCTCATCAAACGCATTTGGTGGGTTGGCTTGCTGCTGGTTTTTTCCATGCCGGCACTGGCTGACAGCGTGACTTACAAAACCCTCGCTGAGGCTGCTCAGAAGAACCATGACCTGTCCCGCCAGGCCATGGTGATGATCTTCGGCGACGTGGTGCTCCACCCTTTCAGCGGCTCCGACCCTACGCTGATC is part of the Pseudomonas coleopterorum genome and encodes:
- a CDS encoding DotH/IcmK family type IV secretion protein, with translation MKISMALAVWLVTGSYAWAAEPDTAQTPASAPSNEWQSTAGKGKAPSGNDPLPPPQSELYNRAVESETPLSPGEVRQLLDRKNEVEQAISAPQMAVVPKISALTVDLAPGASLPLIRTAVNYPSSISFIDSTGAPWKLGAPPITGNPNGFTSYWLPNSPVLVVYANKPYQSGNVTVYLEGLAVPIILTVSSGESDTPAKTWAVDSRLDLRIPRRGPNAVANAAPESRIGLHDSTLQAFLDGIPPKEARRLKTSGDVPDTTVWQMGDDLYIRSRADIRDEFEATLSSADGTHLWKLPVTPYVSFSVLGRTSALTVALE
- the traO gene encoding conjugal transfer protein TraO, yielding MASEQDAGRVQKVTWASILLVIGGILAAGYALISWLNKPPEQVSQVNLDRVSGAVPGKISETAAYREQLDESNRKGAMQAQAENKTYIASLQLEQQPIVPAATKKTPDNPTAGNESRQGEQSDNAGGNGNDNNQNDRRNQALDKFLARLNPQGIEPRITGLQTARVLGSEGSGAGQGGAGAVDGNYQQWSQSLGGGVRTVSTNGATSGSRSGSAPVVPIEVIPPYWRGPGYIDIGVDSDNSTTPVLGKIATGTYAGAVLKASDGAKLTGEGVVIHFTEMAYKGINYNVDAYALQEDSLLANVATDVNHRYMSRIVLPALLGGIGGIGEMYSQANTQLVSNGFNSQVVRPGLPDGAAVIGAMAGGAAGQAAKVLTEDAQRVPATQVTVTKGQVVAIQFMRGVYSGDAIAPGQGGDTVKAAVPVRSASQSVQQPRTDDQWNAAARQQIQAQQQRQELN
- the traP gene encoding conjugal transfer protein TraP, with amino-acid sequence MSEFSPQAAPIPPPAHTPPANTDQHWLKRPIVAGQSIPWLALYAVVFMVAGWYFFAPESQSSPNQLAFGNQQLQSTAEPSSMSFDSPTQSSAPLPAFQGADLSQMQDQVAAMVAGVRTYSEGNREAITKLTASLKTVIENQNVLQQQIQELQAKLALSSAPAAATQARPVVRAVARQPARTTTAPGPLASMHLSAVQTGMAWVLWQDKTWAVQVGDTLGPVTVTGIDAPSRQVHTSAGTLQ
- the traQ gene encoding conjugal transfer protein TraQ is translated as MSGSKDAIQILVSFANGLLGAFVNLMFTLGALFAVVGAATYLAHQANMRKAPGQNQSMGKTIAMLLICGGLAGLDQVIGAGARQLGWQGASFDAISYVDVGTFGVAANAANAVLTLVRMLGVMFALQGVMSWKRSLKDGHTGLSAGEDVSKGTLKFIIGVLCVCNPYLLDAAQKSLGLL
- a CDS encoding DUF6750 family protein; amino-acid sequence: MSRHMLLSVCVRVTLLKDKLTQHFAKGLVAVAAASPVLSHADGSDIAGMVTSTATGGTTITKGALSLAQMVGVIFVIGALIAAKNKNDNPQIKVSHIAGALIFGVCLIAVPEIIKRSQSQVGLTPINVG
- a CDS encoding conjugal transfer protein TraT, producing the protein MQSDAIVMHDEEKGQGNAAGVGRHSGPESGAQLLSEPLVDIDLLTGLPPSTPLELDISGDTDLPVPIAASGDHCDCCALTTNKLWQGARAGLEEAHAVCTLCYLTGHLDSPTAAHGRLAYLPGLDTTDALHLQRRALLAILGGDEAQQAHGQRVWTWMDNHSREVEAAWGTARAGEFAQAMKRLPPYKRSQLQARLSGCVLMLPADMFDDLNLLLPSGNTVQAALSSQHWDAYIRSDLYV
- a CDS encoding ATP-binding protein — protein: MSKVVRWVESLITTVSRFAISRDLPDYCDLETVIRLTDDDRVRHPQLKAPYIAVTDAGDYCTVYAVAGSFCDTDESAAIEAPYSWAGRLSRMTQNLTASYRRHGHKISLVFDSEPEGGGAEVAARLAPQYRSIARTKIDMAQILDETQEKLAPWVSRERCYLVCYTGRQSLSSHELVDENKRLSALIEQSPQARFGQNPVLAELTGLKIRHDSFLDVVERAMGDNGQGVMLERMDIHAAGRALREQVDRLGTSPLWQPLLPDDPITPHGIRNEEDHTPFLAPWLKFQLMNQDIETRGNKICVNGLWHGSLSVELAPQSPESFAKLKALVPREVPWRVRMDLMPGGMAALRTKKGLLDVMAFVPALKPIWASIETLSYIEQEEPVCVMTIMASTWGRSPEAVTRNLTLLKQAFEAWGICGVTLTFGDPVRAWAATLLASSKGSGVHPLYPPLSEALHLLPLTRPASAWEEDGNALFPTLDGKLYPVGLATSKQNKLTNVICGSPGLGKSVLLNRLGNTQITSAQQNLPFFAGVDKGFSMQGQIMLLRDGLPEERKDEVIGIVLQNSPKHCRNLFDIQLGAQYPISPERNWISNMLTAMCIDPSTGEPPNAKDTAQIFKRVIDLAYTTNAETSPRGYVQGLLPAADKALLASGLIERHSPHWWSTATWYEVRDLLFEAGYVSEAQQAQFQAVPELADMTTCLNHENIKTAFATVQRDGSNEKLLDYLSRCMTEACSEYRMLAGRTEFVISPRTRVIAIDLNNVMGDGSAAGHLKTGLMFLFAGEVAGGHFVLPQYRDELLEAVLPLYHDLHNERLEQLDQEVKTKVYDELHNVAKVNFIFPMLETQDREQRKFGVRTVLSSQYVRDFPKAILQSANSLFMMEVDPQDEAMLTEHFKVPLVTIRNLQRQGSGAAQDGSGVPFLGVFRIKGGNTLARILKNAMGPLELWALNSSASDSALRKILYEEVGGTTARSILATEFPQGSASKVIELRQRQAQEADAGNVTRTLARELITKRGYNL
- the traW gene encoding conjugal transfer protein TraW, coding for MIQNRLFMAVALAVASQPSFAEVVPVYETGSLPITTQVMPAMATITSTLAAILKTDMQIGTAIVQASDKQASIAAEVGRAQREADIFGRQTERLEKARAGYSVPDSICSESASGVVSTVNKGSRASASVLGSGQGVRSAAVQKTIASLPVDPQQGGYRSAAVHAAYCTQAEAAQYGGTDLCPAVSSMPGGDTEMRSLLDGAGAVGKAPELTFNQDQIDAAMAYMKNSAKPDVGRTPGKGEIQTATGQEYQGLLTQLQAILSAAMQPQLDLIAASKANPATQQALDEARKTPSANKYFIATASKEAQRTGQMSERELEAFEVGRRYANTDYGTDLQQMDGENLMRELIRVQNLGNWLLMGNKNEQRQGNVIAGQQLAIAADGKYKQQMQVLSAKMAPGVSTHAK
- the traX gene encoding conjugal transfer protein TraX, coding for MQNDTQQAASESVANDSAERAKPSTARRVGQISLAIINPFSDLAVIYRTGIKPIGTKLQILRTQFERHQSPKESLTWAQAVACTGQSVEQLQSGFRRLRRIWWLLMVGISPVAIFLLLNIFYTASSLPMQTVLRAIAVDAALVTLVMLSVAKVMNNDYRLWQLTTRRVSLDEKGTFQDYAAEQRIWRQVVSPFTAY